One Candidatus Methylomirabilota bacterium genomic window, CGCCAACATCGGGCTGGCCGCCATCAACGCCGTGCGCGAAACCTTCCGCGACGAGGACTCGATCCGCGTGCACCCGATCATCACCCAGGGCGGCAGCCAGGTGAACGTGATTCCCGGCGAGGTGCGGCTCGAGACCTACGTGCGGGGCAAGACGGTGGATGCCATCCTCGACGCCAACGTGCGCGTGGACCGCGCGCTGCGCGCGGGCGCGCTCGCCCTCGGCGCCACCGTCGAGATCGAGACGCTGCCGGGCTATCTCCCGCTGTTCAACCACGCGGGAATGACCGAGCGCTTCGTCGCCAACGCCCGCGAGGTGCTGGGCGCGGACCAGGTCACCCAGACGGGGCATCGCAGCGGCTCCACCGACATGGGGGACATCTCCCACGTCATGCCGACGCTTCACCCCTACATGGGCGGGGCCGCGGGGAGCGGCCACGGGGCCGACTACCGGATCGCCGATCCGCGCCTGGCCTACGTGGAGCCGGCGAAGCAGTTGGCGATGATGGCGGTGGACATGCTCGCCGACGGCGCGACCGGCGCGCGGCAGGTCATGAGCGCGGGGAAGCCGCGCATGACCAGGCCCGAGTACCTCGCCTTCCAGCGAAAGATCGCCAGAAAGGAAATCTTCGACGGCGCGAAGGCCTAGGACGCGAGGCGCGCGCCCGGCGGCTCAGAGCCGGAGCAGGACGAGGTAGGTGACGGTCACCGAGAGATTGTTCACCGCGTGGGCCACGATACCGGGCAGGAGACTCCGCGACTTCTCGTAGGCGAGCGCCCACAGGATGCCCGACATGAACACGGAGGCGAAGCCGGCGAGGCCGTAGCCGTGGGCGGCGGCGAAGAGGCAGCCGCTCGCCAGCGCGGCGAGCGGAGCGCCGGTCCGGGTGCGCAGCGTCCCGTAGAGCAGGCCCCGGAAGGTGAGCTCCTCCACGAACGGCGTCCACACCACGGTGTCGAGCACGCCCACCACAATGCGCCACGGCGGATCCCAGAGAAGATCCTCCGGGAGGCCATCGGCCCAGTGCGACTCGATCCCCAGGGCGCCGACGATGGAGCCGATGCCCGACTCCGCGGCGCCCCCGACGCCCACGAGGATCAGCGCCAGGGCGAGCACGGAGCCGATCGCGCGCGGGGGCAGGTCGAAGCCGAACGTGTAGGAGAACGAGTCGCCCTTGGCCCGCAGGTAGCCGATGGTCCACACGAGGACCGGCACGCCCGCGAGGAACGAGACGAATTGGATGAGCGTGCGCGCGTCGGGCACAAGCACGATCACCATGAGCGTCAGGCCGAGGAGACCCAGCATCCCGCGCACCACCAGCGCGTAGCCGTCGCTGAGCCCCCACGTCGGGGGCATCGGCGCCGTCCCCAACGCCGGCAAGCCGCGGCGGCGCGCGCGCAAGAGCAGGAGCAGGGCGCCCAGGATCAGCGCGCCTTCGAGCGCAGTGAGCGCGCGCCAGCGCATGAGCAGCGAGCGCCCGCGCGCCACCGTGTCCTCCGTCGCCTGCGCCGCCGTCGCAGCATCGCCGATCTTCGCGGCGAGTCGCTGGACGAGCCGGTCGGTGAACCAGTTTGCGGGGAACTCGGCACGGACGCGGGCGATGACCGCGCGCGCGTCCTCGGGATCGACGGGATCGGGTGAGTACGCCAGCGCCACCCAGTCCGCCTCGTCCTCGGGCCCCCGCGGAAGCGGCTCGCCCACCTCCGCCTTGAGCACCGCGTAGTCGAGCTCGGCTGCCGCGGACCCGACGGTGTCGAGCAGTTCCTCGTACCAGCGCAGGGCCTCTTCGATCGAGTCCTCGTCGCCGGACAGGAGCCCGTACAGCCACTGCTCCCACGACGAGGTGCCGCGCAGGGCGTCGCGGAGATCGAGGTCGCGCGAGACGAGCCGCTCCAGCGCCTCCGCCGGACGGTCCAGTGAGTCGAGCGGGGAGCCGCGCCAGGGGGCGGCATAGACCACGATGAGCCCGATTGCGAGGAGCGTGCAGAGGAGGGTGAACCAGGGAGAGAAGTAACGACGGTGACGGGGCGGCGGGGAATCCAGCGTCGGGATCTCGTCCGCGCCGAGCATGCGCGCGCAGTATACACCGGGTACAATCGGCGGCATGTACGGCGGCTCCGACGCGGCGCCTCCTCGCCGTATCGTGTGTCTCAGCGCCGAGCACGCGGAGCTGTGCCACGCGCTCGGCGCGGGCGACCGCGTGGTGGGCGTGCCCGGCACCGCGCAGCGGCCGCCCGCCGTACGCGACACGGCTCGGGTGGGCGGCTTCACGACGTTTCGCGTCGACCGGATCCTCGAGCTCGAGCCCGACCTCGTTCTGGCCTTCTCGGACCTGCAGGCCGACGTGGTCGCCGAGCTGATCCGCGCCGGGCGGAGCGTGCTCTGCACCAACCCGCGCTCGGTGGACGACGTCCTGCAGTCCATCCTCGTGGTGGGCGGCGCCATCGGGCAGTCCGAAGCGGCGCGGGCCCTCGTGCTCGACATGCGGGACGAGATCCGACAGGTGCGGGAGTACTCGAGCGTGTGGCCGGACCATCCGCGCGTGTACTTCGAGGAGTGGCCGGACCCGCTGATCGTGGGCATCCGCTGGGTATCGGAGATGGTGGAGCTGGCCGGCGGACGCGATGTCTTCCCCGAGCTGCGCGCCGAGCGCGCCGCGACGGGCCGAGTGGTGAATGCTGACGAGGTCGCGCGGCGCGATCCGGACATCATTCTCGCGTCGTGGTGCGGCAAGCCCGTCGACGTCGACGCGATACGAACGCGGCCGGGCTGGGAGGGCGTGAGCGCGGTGCGGCGGGACGAGATCCACGTGCTGGACGGGGCTGATATCCTGAGTCCAGGGCCCTCGCTCCTGCAGGGGCTCCGGCAGATTCACGAGATCGTTCAGGCTTTCATGGCCCGACCCCCGGACGGTTGAGCGCGAGCTCGAGGAACGTGTACGCTGCTGGCATTGAAGTGACTGATAAGTAGGATGCATCGCGCGTGCGCGATCGGCATCGAGAGCATGGAACTTCGCGTCACAAAAAGTGGAAGGCGCAAAAGACCCGGGTGCTAGGATGTGTTCCTCCTGACGCCCTACGGAGATCGAACAAACATGCTCGCGCAACCAGAGCGATTCTTCGCGGACCGATTCGGCCTGAGCGCCTCCGTCACGGAGCGCCTCCTCGGTGGCGCCCTGGCGCGTCGCGTGGATCATGCCGACCTCTATCTGGAGTACCGCGTGAGCGAGGAGCTCGTGCTGGAGGAAGGGGCGGTGAAGAAGGCCTCGCGGCACGTGAGCCAGGGCGCCGGCGTCCGCGCTCAGTCCGGCGAGCGCACCGGCTACGCCCACACCGATGACCTCGCGCTGCCGAACCTCGAGGAGGCGGTGCGACAGGCGCGGGCCATCGCCGACGGCGCGGGAGAGTCCGCGGTGGTCCCGGTGACGACGCTGAGCCGGCCGCACGACCTCTACGCGCTCGCCGAGCCGCCGATCGCCACCGACGTCCACGCCAAGGTCGATCTCCTGCGCAAGATCGACGCCGCCGCGCGCGCCGCCGATCCACGCGTCAAGCAGGTGATCGCGAGCCTCGGCTGCGAGGAGGTCGTGGTGCTGATCGCGGGCCCGGCGGGCTGGACCGCCGGAGACGTCCGGCCGCTCACTCGGCTGAACGTGACGGTGATCGCCGAGGAGCAGGGCCGCCGCGAGATCGGGAGCTACGGCGGCGGCGGCCGTACGCCGTTCAGCTTCTACCTGGAACACGACCGCTGGCGGCACTTCGCCGCCCAGGCGGTCCGGCAGGCCGTCCTCAAGCTCGCCGCGGTGGACGCGCCCGCCGGCAGCATGACGGTCGTGTTGGGGCCGGGCTGGCCGGGCATTCTCCTCCACGAAGCGGTCGGCCATGGCCTGGAAGGGGACTTCAACCGAAAGGGCACCTCGGCGTTCTCGGGCCGGCTCGGGCAGAAGGTCGCCTCGGAGAAGGTGACCGTAGTGGACGACGGCACCATCGCTAACCGTCGCGGCTCGCTCAACGTGGACGACGAGGGTGTGCCCACGCGGCGCAATGTGCTCATCGAGAACGGCATCCTGTGCGGCTACATGCAGGACCGGCTCAACGCGCGGCTCACCGGCCAGGCGCCCACCGGCAACGGCCGCCGCGAGTCCTACGCGCACCCGCCGCTGCCCCGCATGACCAACACGTTCATGCTGGCCGGCGACGATGATCCCGCCGACATCATCCGCTCCGTCGAGCACGGCCTCTACGCCGTGAACTTCGGCGGCGGGCAAGTGGACATCACGAGCGGCAAGTTCGTCTTCTCGGCGAGCGAAGCGTACCTCATCGAGGGCGGACGCGTCACCGCGCCCGTGAAGGGCGCGACCCTCATCGGGAACGGCCCCGACGCGCTCACCCGCGTGAGCCGCGTGGGCAACGACCTCGCCCTGGACGAAGGCGTGGGCACGTGCGGCAAGGACGGCCAGTCGGTGCCGGTGGGCGTGGGGCTCCCCACGATCCGCATCGACGGCATCACGGTGGGGGGCACCCAGGTTTGAGCGCCCTCCTCGACCTGCTGACGGACGTCCTCGACCGGGCCCGCGCCAAGGGCGCCAGCGAGGCCGACGCTTTCGTGGTCGAGGATCAGTCGTTCTCGGCGCAGGTGCGCATGGGGCAGGTGGACACCGTCAAGCATGCGCGCGACCAGCATCTCGCGCTGCGCGTGTTCGTGGGCCGCTCCGCCGCCGCCGCCTCGACGTCCGACCTCTCGCGGGACTCGTTGGGCCGCCTGGTCGACGAGGCGGTGACGCTGGCGCGCATCACCGCGCCGGATCCTCTCTCGGGGCTCGCGGATCGCGGCGAGCTGGCCCGCGGCGTGCCGGATCTCGACCTCGACGACCTTCGCGGCCACGACCTCGCGCCCGAGGCCAAGATCGAGCTGGCCCGCCGCTGCGAGCAGGCCGCGCTCGGCTACGATCCGCGCATCACCAACTCGGAGGGCGGCGACTTCGGCGACGGCCACGCGCGCTACGCCTACGCGACCAGCCACGGCTTCGCGGGCGAGTACCGCTCGTCGTCGTTCAGCCTCTCGACGTCCCCGCTTGCGTCGCACAACGGGGAGATGCAGCGCGACGGGTGGTATCACACCACCCGTAAGCGCGCGAGCCTCGACGCGCCGGAAGCCATCGGCCGGGTCGCCGCCCAGCGGGCGCTGCGGCGGCTCGGCGCGCGGCGGGTGAAGACCGCCGAGGTGCCGGTGATCTTCGATCCGCAGATGGCGGCCACCCTGATCCGGCACGTCGCGGGCGCGGCGTCCGGGCCCTCGCTCTACCGCGGCGCGAGCTTCCTCCTGAACCGGCTGGGTGAGACAATCGCCGCGCCGTCCATCACCATCGTGGATGACGGGACCCTGCCGGGCGCGCTCGGGTCTCGGCCGTTCGACGGCGAGGGTCTCCCGACCCGACGAACCGTCCTGGTGGATCGAGGGGTCCTGACCTCGTACCTCCTCGACAGCTACAGCGCGCGGAAGCTCGGCCTCGCCTCCACCCATCACGCGGCCCGCGACGGCAGCGGCGTGACCGTCTCGACGACGAACCTCCATCTGGCGCCCGGCGACGCGAGCCCGGAGTCGCTGATCCGCAGCGTGAAGAGCGGGCTCTACGTCACCGAGCTGATCGGCTTCGGCGTCAACGGCGTGACCGGCGACTACTCGCGCGGCGCGGTGGGCATGTGGATCGACAACGGCGAGCTGGCCTACCCCGTGGAGGAGATCACGGTGGCGGGAAACCTCCTCGAGATGTTCCGGGCGGTGGAAGGCGTGGGCAACGACCTCGTGCTCCGGGACCGCGCCGCCGCGCCGACCCTCCTCATCGGCCGGATGGTCGTGGCCGGCGACTAGGAGTCTCCGTTGATCGTCGACACGCATTGCCATCTTCACGACGCGGCCTTCACCGACGTGCGCAGCACGCTCGCACGCGCCAACGACTTCGACGTCTGGGGTGTGGTCGCGGTGGGCTGCGATCCCGCCAGCAATCTGCGAACGCTCGACGCCGCGGCGGGGCATCAGAAGCTGGTCTGGCCGGCGCTCGGCTTCCATCCCGAGTGGGATCAGCTCACCAACGCCGACCTGGAGGCGGTGGAGGCCCAGATCGTGGCGCATCACGCGCACATCGTGGCCGTGGGCGAGGTCGGCCTTCCCTGGTACACGCTGGGCGCCGCCACGGACGCCGCCGCTCTCATCACGCGGGGACGCGCGCGTCTCGAGCGCCTCCTGCGCCTCGCCACGCGCTTCGACCTGCCGGTGATCCTCCACGCGCCCCACGCCGCCGCCGCCGAGGCCCTCGAGGCCGTGCGCGCCGTCGGCGTCGAGCGCGCGGTGTTCCACTGGCACAAGGGGAGTCCCGACGTGACGCAGGCCATCGTGGACGCCGGCCACTTCATCTCGGTCACCCCCGAGGTGGTGTACCGGGAGCGTGACCGCGAGCTGGTCGAGCGCGTCCCGCTCGATTCGCTTCTCGTCGAGAGCGATGCCCCGTGGCCATATCAGGGCGAGTTCGAGAACACGCCCTCGGGCCCCTGGATGGCCGCGCGCGTGGCCGAGGAAGTGGCCAAGATCAAGCGGCTGCCCGTCGAGGAAACGATGTACCGGCTCACCGTGAATGCCTGCCGGCTCTTCCATCTCGTCTGGGCCTGATCCCTCGTCCCTCGCGGTGATCGCCCAGCGGTTCACCGTGTCCATCGGCGGGGCGTCGCTCGTGGGCGTCCTTCACCTGCCGTCTCCCGCGCCCCTCCCCGTCCCGGTGGTGGTCGCGTGCCACGGGCTCGGCGCATCCAAGGACTCGGACAAGTACCTCTTGCTGGGGGCCACTCTGCCCACGGCGGGCCTTGCCCTCGCCCGCTTCGACTTCCGCGGAGCCGGAGAATCCGGCGGCTCCTATCGCGATGCCACCACCGCGACCCGCATCGCCGACCTCGAGGCGGTGCTCGCCTTCCTCGCCGAACAATCGACCCTGTCCCATCAGATAGGCCTGCTCGGCTCGAGCATGGGCGGCTATGTCGCGTGGCATGTCGCCCACCGCCGCATCCAGGCGGGCGGAGCCCCGCTCCCGGTGGTAACGTGGAACGCGCCCGCGGACCTGACGAGCCTCGAGGCGCGTGAGATGTCCGAGGCCTCGGGCCTGGGCCCCGCGCTGGTGGCCGAGGTGCGGAGCGGCCGGCTGGCCGAGGCGCCGGTGGGGGTGAGCCACGCCCTGGTGGTGCAGGGAGAGCGTGACGAGGTCGTGGCGCCCGGACATGGGCGCCGGCTCTACGAGCGGGCGCGTGACCCCCGTGCGCTGCACCTGATCGCGGGAGGCGATCACCGATTGACCGACCTGAGCCATCGTAAAATCGCCGTCGGGCAAAGCCAACGCTGGATGACCGAACACCTGGGAGACTGAGACCCCATGATCAACCGGCGGCGGCTGACCGAGGAGTTCCTGGAGCTCGTCTCCATCCCCAGCCTCTCGCGCCAGGAGGGCAAGGTGGGGCGGCGGCTCGAGTCGATCTTGAAGGACATGGGGGCCAGCGTCGAGGTGGATGACGCCGGCGAGCGCGTGGGCGGCGACACCGGGAACATCCTGGCGCGCTTCCCCGGCAACACGCCGGGCGCGGCGCCGTTCCTTCTCTCCGGCCATATGGACACCGTGGGGCCGGCCGCCCACGTGCACACGGTCGTCGAGGGCGATCTCATCCACACCGACCACACGAGCGTGCTGGGCGGCGACGACAAGGCGGGCCTCGTCGCCATCCTCGAGGCCATCCGGGTGCTGCGCGAGCGCCAACTGCCGCACGGCGACCTCGAGGTCGTGATCACGATCTGCGAGGAAACGGGCCTCATCGGCGCCAAGCACTTCGACTGCGCACGCCTTCGCGCCCGGCGCGGCCTGGTGCTGGACGTGGACGGCGTCAACGAGCTGGTCACGCGCGCCCCTGCGGCGAACCGGCTGTCCTTCACCGTGCACGGCCTCGAGGCCCACGCCGGAATCTGCCCGGAGCGCGGCATCAGCGCGGTGCAGGTGGCGAGCGAGGCCATCGCCGGCATGCGGCTGGGCCGCGTGGACGCCGAGACCACCGCGAATCTGGGCGTGGTCAATGGGGGGCTCGCCACCAACATCGTGCCGAGCCAGCTGGTGGTGCGCGGCGAGACGCGCAGCCTCTCCGAGGAGAAGCTCCAGGCGCAGACCGACCACATGCGCGCGCGCTTCGAGGACGCGGCGGCCCGCCACGCGGTCACGCTGGAGGGCCGGGAGTTCCGGGCCCGCGTGGAGGCCAAGGTCGAGCGCCAGTACGAGCGCCTTCACATCGCCGACGAGGCGGTGATCGTCAAGCTGGTTGCGGATGCGGCGCGCACACTGGGCCGCGTGTGCCCCACTCGCTCGACGGGCGGCGGATCCGACGCCAACGTGTTCATCACCCGGGGCATCGAGGTCGCCAACCTGGCCTGCGGCATGCGCGACATCCACACCGTCAACGAGTGGGTAGACGTGAAGGACCTCGTCGCGACCGCCGAGCTGGTCCTGGAGACCGTGAAGGCGAGCGCGACCCGCGCCTGACACTCGCCTGACGCGGTGCAACAGCACCGCCGGCGCGTAGCTGGCTCCCAGCGCCTCACTGAGCTATTCTGGGCTGCCCCAAAAGGTTGGGGTAGGCTTCACCAGAGAGGTGCTGGCCATGTCTCGGATCCTTGTTCTGGGTCTCTCCGCCCTCGTCGTGTTGACCCCGGTGTCTCTCGCCCTGGCCGCGGGCCCACCGCCGCCCACGGTGACCAACACGCCGCCCTCGAGTGTGAACATCGTGGTCCCGGGGGTGACGCCGCCGCCTCTGACCAACACGCCGCCGCCCAACAAGTTCCTCCCCAGCTCGCCGGGAGGCTTTGTGACGATACAGAGGCCCGTGGCCCCGCCGGTGCTACTCCCGAGTCCTCCGACGCCTACGCCGCTACCCAGTACCCCCGGCGGCAGCGTGACATTCCCCAGCGACACCCCGCCGCCGCCGCTGTTCAACACGGGGCAGCCGAGCGTCCCGATCGTCTTCCCGGTGCCTCCACCGCCGGCGACGCCGCAGCAGGGACTGGGCACGCCCAATGACTTCGCCACGCTGGCGACTCCCGGCAGCACGAGCTTTCAGCCGGGCGTCTTCAACCCGTTCAACAACCCGCATCCGATGCTGCCCTGGGGTGATGGACAGATCGGCGGCCAGCGCTATGGGCAGGTGCTGCGGTACTGGGAGAATCAGCCGCAGACCGTGTCCAACGTGCGGTTCGAGCAGGCGGCGGCGCCCCCGCAGGAGCTGGACAGTAACCCCCAGCCCCAGGGCCAGCCGGGCACCCCTTCGGGCGCGCTGAGCGCCAAGGTGGTGGCGAAGGAGCCCGCGCCGCAGTCGGTGACGGTTCCTGCCTACTGGATCGTCGAGACTACGCGCGGCTATCTGCACATGCCGCGCTGGGTGCTTCAGGAAGTCGGCGGCGGCTATTACCGCTGGGCGCTGGTGAGCGGCTGGTTCCAGCCCCGCTGATCACGTCGACCAGCTCGGACTCGTGAGCGCCGTGGTTCAGGAAAAGGTCGGCGACCTGATCCTGGACCACGCGCCCGCCCGCGCCCCGGCGCGACGGCTTCCGCTCCTCCTCGTCCACGGCATGAACGGGGGGAGCTGGTATCTCCGCTCCTACCTCGAGGCGGCGGCCGCCGCCGGCTGGCATGCCTGGGCGGTGAACCTCCGGGGCCACTGGGGCAGCCGGCCGGTCCCCGATCTCGGCCGCGTCTCCGTCCTCGACTACGTGCAGGACGTCCGCGACTGTCTGACCGCGCTCGGCCCCGCGGTGGTGCTGGGCCACTCCATGGGCGGGCTCGTGGCCCAGAAGGTCGCCGAAGAGGGCGGCGTGCGCGCCGCGGTGTTCCTCACGAGCGCGGCGCCGCGCGGCATCGTCATTCTCAGCTGGCCCGTGCTACGGCGGGTATGGCGCCACGCCGGCGTGGTGCTCGGCAGTCGGCCGTTCACGCCGACCCCGGAGGACGCGGCGGCGCTCATCGCCAACCGGCTGCCGCGGGAAGCCGCCGAGCGTCTCTATCCGCAGCTTGTGCCCGAGTCCGGCCGGGCTGCGCGCGAGCTGGCCTTCGGCAGCATCGCCGTCGATCCCCGCCTCGTGCGGTGTCCAACGCTGGTGGTCGGCGCCGAGCACGACGTGATCACGCCAGCCCGCGTGCAGCGAAGAATCGCCGCGAAGTACGGGGCGACCTACCTCGAGGCGAGGGGGCATGCCCACATGCTGATGCTGGAGGACGGCTGGCAGCGTCCGCTGGACGCCATCCTCGGCTGGCTGGATCGGGCGGCGCCCCGCTAGCGGGCCGCCGCGGCGGCGTTCGCCCCGACGTGCGAGGCGGCCGAGTCGCCGGCCGTCTTGCCGAACACCGAGCCGGACATGAGGCCGGAGCCCCCCGCATAGTTGTGGTAGAAGAGCCCGCCCACCAGCTCGCCCGCCGCGTAGAGCCCGGGGATGGGCTGATCGGCGGTGTCCAGCACCTCGGCGCGCGTGTTGACCTTGAGCCCGCCGAACGTGAACGTGATGCCGCACGTCACCGCGAAGCCCACGTACGGTGGGGTGTCGATGGGCAGCGCCCAGTTGGACTTGGGCGGGGTGATCCCGGCTGTAGACTTGCCGTCCAGCGCCGCAGGATTGAAATCGCCCGGACAGCAGGCCGCGTTGAAGGCCTGCACGGTGCGCACCAGCCCCGGCACGTCGATGTCGAGCTGCCGGGCCAGGTCCTCGATCGTGTCCGCCTCGCCCTTGGTGACCTGGCGGATCCGGTACTCCTCTCGAAGGATGCCCACCGTCTTCTGATCGAAGATCTGGAAGGCCAGCCGCTGCGGCTGCCGGATGATCTCGCGGCCGTACTTCGCGTAGGTGTAGTTGCGGAGATCCGCGCCCTCGTCCACGAACCGCTCGCCGTGGACGTTGACGATGAGGCCCAGGGGATAGGAGTGCTTCTGGAACATGTCGCCGACGCGCCGGTCGCCGAAGGGCGGCGCGCCCGCGTCCCATGCCACCGCGTGGCACGAGGACCAGTGGCCGTACGCCTGCGCCCCGATGTCGAGCGCCATGCGGATGCCCTCACCCGTGTTG contains:
- a CDS encoding type II CAAX endopeptidase family protein, producing the protein MLGADEIPTLDSPPPRHRRYFSPWFTLLCTLLAIGLIVVYAAPWRGSPLDSLDRPAEALERLVSRDLDLRDALRGTSSWEQWLYGLLSGDEDSIEEALRWYEELLDTVGSAAAELDYAVLKAEVGEPLPRGPEDEADWVALAYSPDPVDPEDARAVIARVRAEFPANWFTDRLVQRLAAKIGDAATAAQATEDTVARGRSLLMRWRALTALEGALILGALLLLLRARRRGLPALGTAPMPPTWGLSDGYALVVRGMLGLLGLTLMVIVLVPDARTLIQFVSFLAGVPVLVWTIGYLRAKGDSFSYTFGFDLPPRAIGSVLALALILVGVGGAAESGIGSIVGALGIESHWADGLPEDLLWDPPWRIVVGVLDTVVWTPFVEELTFRGLLYGTLRTRTGAPLAALASGCLFAAAHGYGLAGFASVFMSGILWALAYEKSRSLLPGIVAHAVNNLSVTVTYLVLLRL
- a CDS encoding ABC transporter substrate-binding protein, whose translation is MYGGSDAAPPRRIVCLSAEHAELCHALGAGDRVVGVPGTAQRPPAVRDTARVGGFTTFRVDRILELEPDLVLAFSDLQADVVAELIRAGRSVLCTNPRSVDDVLQSILVVGGAIGQSEAARALVLDMRDEIRQVREYSSVWPDHPRVYFEEWPDPLIVGIRWVSEMVELAGGRDVFPELRAERAATGRVVNADEVARRDPDIILASWCGKPVDVDAIRTRPGWEGVSAVRRDEIHVLDGADILSPGPSLLQGLRQIHEIVQAFMARPPDG
- the tldD gene encoding metalloprotease TldD, translated to MLAQPERFFADRFGLSASVTERLLGGALARRVDHADLYLEYRVSEELVLEEGAVKKASRHVSQGAGVRAQSGERTGYAHTDDLALPNLEEAVRQARAIADGAGESAVVPVTTLSRPHDLYALAEPPIATDVHAKVDLLRKIDAAARAADPRVKQVIASLGCEEVVVLIAGPAGWTAGDVRPLTRLNVTVIAEEQGRREIGSYGGGGRTPFSFYLEHDRWRHFAAQAVRQAVLKLAAVDAPAGSMTVVLGPGWPGILLHEAVGHGLEGDFNRKGTSAFSGRLGQKVASEKVTVVDDGTIANRRGSLNVDDEGVPTRRNVLIENGILCGYMQDRLNARLTGQAPTGNGRRESYAHPPLPRMTNTFMLAGDDDPADIIRSVEHGLYAVNFGGGQVDITSGKFVFSASEAYLIEGGRVTAPVKGATLIGNGPDALTRVSRVGNDLALDEGVGTCGKDGQSVPVGVGLPTIRIDGITVGGTQV
- a CDS encoding TldD/PmbA family protein, whose product is MSALLDLLTDVLDRARAKGASEADAFVVEDQSFSAQVRMGQVDTVKHARDQHLALRVFVGRSAAAASTSDLSRDSLGRLVDEAVTLARITAPDPLSGLADRGELARGVPDLDLDDLRGHDLAPEAKIELARRCEQAALGYDPRITNSEGGDFGDGHARYAYATSHGFAGEYRSSSFSLSTSPLASHNGEMQRDGWYHTTRKRASLDAPEAIGRVAAQRALRRLGARRVKTAEVPVIFDPQMAATLIRHVAGAASGPSLYRGASFLLNRLGETIAAPSITIVDDGTLPGALGSRPFDGEGLPTRRTVLVDRGVLTSYLLDSYSARKLGLASTHHAARDGSGVTVSTTNLHLAPGDASPESLIRSVKSGLYVTELIGFGVNGVTGDYSRGAVGMWIDNGELAYPVEEITVAGNLLEMFRAVEGVGNDLVLRDRAAAPTLLIGRMVVAGD
- a CDS encoding TatD family hydrolase; protein product: MIVDTHCHLHDAAFTDVRSTLARANDFDVWGVVAVGCDPASNLRTLDAAAGHQKLVWPALGFHPEWDQLTNADLEAVEAQIVAHHAHIVAVGEVGLPWYTLGAATDAAALITRGRARLERLLRLATRFDLPVILHAPHAAAAEALEAVRAVGVERAVFHWHKGSPDVTQAIVDAGHFISVTPEVVYRERDRELVERVPLDSLLVESDAPWPYQGEFENTPSGPWMAARVAEEVAKIKRLPVEETMYRLTVNACRLFHLVWA
- a CDS encoding alpha/beta fold hydrolase; this translates as MIAQRFTVSIGGASLVGVLHLPSPAPLPVPVVVACHGLGASKDSDKYLLLGATLPTAGLALARFDFRGAGESGGSYRDATTATRIADLEAVLAFLAEQSTLSHQIGLLGSSMGGYVAWHVAHRRIQAGGAPLPVVTWNAPADLTSLEAREMSEASGLGPALVAEVRSGRLAEAPVGVSHALVVQGERDEVVAPGHGRRLYERARDPRALHLIAGGDHRLTDLSHRKIAVGQSQRWMTEHLGD
- a CDS encoding M20/M25/M40 family metallo-hydrolase — protein: MINRRRLTEEFLELVSIPSLSRQEGKVGRRLESILKDMGASVEVDDAGERVGGDTGNILARFPGNTPGAAPFLLSGHMDTVGPAAHVHTVVEGDLIHTDHTSVLGGDDKAGLVAILEAIRVLRERQLPHGDLEVVITICEETGLIGAKHFDCARLRARRGLVLDVDGVNELVTRAPAANRLSFTVHGLEAHAGICPERGISAVQVASEAIAGMRLGRVDAETTANLGVVNGGLATNIVPSQLVVRGETRSLSEEKLQAQTDHMRARFEDAAARHAVTLEGREFRARVEAKVERQYERLHIADEAVIVKLVADAARTLGRVCPTRSTGGGSDANVFITRGIEVANLACGMRDIHTVNEWVDVKDLVATAELVLETVKASATRA
- a CDS encoding alpha/beta hydrolase, coding for MSAVVQEKVGDLILDHAPARAPARRLPLLLVHGMNGGSWYLRSYLEAAAAAGWHAWAVNLRGHWGSRPVPDLGRVSVLDYVQDVRDCLTALGPAVVLGHSMGGLVAQKVAEEGGVRAAVFLTSAAPRGIVILSWPVLRRVWRHAGVVLGSRPFTPTPEDAAALIANRLPREAAERLYPQLVPESGRAARELAFGSIAVDPRLVRCPTLVVGAEHDVITPARVQRRIAAKYGATYLEARGHAHMLMLEDGWQRPLDAILGWLDRAAPR
- the tcuA gene encoding FAD-dependent tricarballylate dehydrogenase TcuA, which codes for MPTPGTSDVIVIGCGNAALCAALAAREHGASVLILEKAPEHERGGNSFFTAGGFRFAHGGLADLRRDILTDLSDEEAATIEVPPYSESHFRDDFHRVTEGLTDPDLSEHLIRRSRATVAWMRERGIRWILMHGRQSYMVGGKHRFWGGLNVEAVGGGPGLVQMLLERAEVAGIDVRYAHAAHRLIQDERGRVIGVQVRTPDGLRDFHARAVVIASGGFEANPEWRTRYLGRDWDLAKVRGTRHNTGEGIRMALDIGAQAYGHWSSCHAVAWDAGAPPFGDRRVGDMFQKHSYPLGLIVNVHGERFVDEGADLRNYTYAKYGREIIRQPQRLAFQIFDQKTVGILREEYRIRQVTKGEADTIEDLARQLDIDVPGLVRTVQAFNAACCPGDFNPAALDGKSTAGITPPKSNWALPIDTPPYVGFAVTCGITFTFGGLKVNTRAEVLDTADQPIPGLYAAGELVGGLFYHNYAGGSGLMSGSVFGKTAGDSAASHVGANAAAAAR